From the Streptococcus hyointestinalis genome, the window CTCAATCTCACACTGAGCGTGTTCCCGTTTATCCTAAACGCTGTGATATTCGCAGGTATCTTCTTTATCCTGTGGCTAAGCGCCCTAGCGCATATCAAAATGGCTTCACCGCTTAGTCTCTTTCACAATCAAGAGCAAGGGGAAAAAGAACCACGAGGCAATGTCTTTCTGGCTGCGCTCAGTGTCATCGCTATCGGCTATGCCTACTATATGGCAGTCACTTCGGCTAAATTGTCTGCCCTTGGGGTCATTTACAAGTTCTTCTTTGCTGTGCTCCTTGTCATTGCTGGGACTTATCTTTTTTACATCAGCTTTATGACCTGGTACTTGAAGCGTCGTCGGAAAAATAAAAACTATTACTACAAGCCAGAGCACTTTGTCTCTACGTCGCAGATGATTTTCCGCATGAAGCAAAATGCTACAGGGTTAGCTAGTATTAGCCTACTAGCAGTTATGGCGCTAGTCACTATCGGCACAACTGTCTCTCTCTACAGCAATACGCAAAATATGGTTAACAGTATCTTTCTCAAGAACAGCCGTATCGACTACGATGTACTAAGAGATGGCAGCAGCGTTATACAAGCTGAAGAAAACTTCAAAAAAGACGTCCTCGATAAGCTTGGTCGCTCAAGTAAAGATGTCATTGCTTATCGGACAGGTATGGTTTCACTCAACTATAACGATAAAAAAGATGTCACTGTCAACGACAATAATATTTCTGAAGTCTCTCTAGCGACAGGCTTTGTCTATCTCATCTCACAAGACGATTTCAAACGTTTTGGAAATAGTATTAAAACACTAAACAGTGATGAAGCTCTCTTTTTGACCCAAAAAGGCAACAGTGCTGTCCATTCCTTTGACCTTTTTGGCAAGAAGTACAAGGTAACCAACCTCAAAAATGCCATTTTCCCAGATTTGCAACGTACAGTAAGTAGTGCTGTTCTGGTTTTGCCAAGTAAGGCTGATTATCAAGAGATTGTTAAACATTATCAAGCTTCTAATTCTAACGATAAGGGAATGGGAGGGTCAGAAAGCTATGTCGCCCACCTGGACTTATCAAAAGCAGAAAAAGCCAAAATCTTAACAGGACAAAATACAGTTGGAGATGGTGAATTTGTTGGTATCCTTCAGACCAAAGCAGACACCTTATCTGAGATGTACAATTTCTTTGGTGGACTGCTCTTTACAGGCTTCCTTCTTGGAATTAGCTTCCTTCTCGGTGTAGCGCTCATCGTCTACTACAAGCAGTACTCTGAAGGGCACGAGGACAAGAAGTCCTATCGTATCCTGCAAGAAGTTGGGATGACACAGGGGCAAATCAAGAAAACCATCAACTCACAGATTGTTCTCTTCTTCTTTATGCCGCTTGGTATTGCAACACTACACTATCTTGTTGCCGTTCCAATGTTGAGACAGATGCTTTTGACCTTTGGGGTGACCGATGCTAAGCTGGTTTATATCGTAAGTAGCATTACCATCGCCATTATTGCAGCGCTCTACTTTGTCATCTATCGTCTCACCAGCAGAACCTACTACAAGATTATCGAACGCTAAGAATAAAAGTTGGGACATGGTTTCCCAGCTTTTATTT encodes:
- a CDS encoding ABC transporter permease yields the protein MFYFKMAWNNLKNSLSSYAPFMLASFFLYSVTCSTFLILLSPVGKSMGTGATAVRLGAIVLSIFSLVMERYSYRVLLKQRSREFGLYNILGMNKRQVGVVATFELMIIFVILLVFGTIFSGIFAKFIYVIFVNLTGYTKLNLTLSVFPFILNAVIFAGIFFILWLSALAHIKMASPLSLFHNQEQGEKEPRGNVFLAALSVIAIGYAYYMAVTSAKLSALGVIYKFFFAVLLVIAGTYLFYISFMTWYLKRRRKNKNYYYKPEHFVSTSQMIFRMKQNATGLASISLLAVMALVTIGTTVSLYSNTQNMVNSIFLKNSRIDYDVLRDGSSVIQAEENFKKDVLDKLGRSSKDVIAYRTGMVSLNYNDKKDVTVNDNNISEVSLATGFVYLISQDDFKRFGNSIKTLNSDEALFLTQKGNSAVHSFDLFGKKYKVTNLKNAIFPDLQRTVSSAVLVLPSKADYQEIVKHYQASNSNDKGMGGSESYVAHLDLSKAEKAKILTGQNTVGDGEFVGILQTKADTLSEMYNFFGGLLFTGFLLGISFLLGVALIVYYKQYSEGHEDKKSYRILQEVGMTQGQIKKTINSQIVLFFFMPLGIATLHYLVAVPMLRQMLLTFGVTDAKLVYIVSSITIAIIAALYFVIYRLTSRTYYKIIER